Proteins encoded within one genomic window of Granulicella pectinivorans:
- a CDS encoding HpcH/HpaI aldolase family protein encodes MAAVHPASPDTWSVVRERLKAGEYVIGMTVTSNNLETAAYAATLGFHFLWAEMEHSSLSLESLRNMVMATRGLPAPVFARVPWAEVWMAKRVLDQGVQGVIFPFVSTPERATVAAQGCHYPPFGRRGSGAGLAVSTWPAMGNYYDSADANVLVVCVIEEAAGVDAIEEIAATPGVDVIFIGVSDLSFSLGLRGRQDEPLLDEAIAKIVAAAKRHGKWLGRPAGSAADVKRFHADGFQFFQSVTELGLMKLGAQHLLEPLGIKDKPREQSTFY; translated from the coding sequence ATGGCTGCAGTACACCCGGCGTCTCCCGATACATGGAGCGTAGTCCGTGAGCGATTGAAGGCGGGCGAGTATGTCATCGGTATGACGGTAACTTCGAACAACCTTGAGACCGCGGCATATGCTGCCACGCTGGGCTTTCACTTTCTTTGGGCTGAGATGGAGCATTCCTCCTTGTCGTTGGAATCGCTGCGGAACATGGTGATGGCAACACGTGGGCTTCCGGCGCCCGTCTTTGCGCGGGTGCCGTGGGCCGAAGTGTGGATGGCGAAGCGGGTGCTGGACCAGGGAGTGCAGGGCGTTATCTTCCCGTTTGTGTCGACGCCGGAACGTGCTACGGTTGCGGCCCAGGGATGCCACTACCCACCGTTTGGACGGAGAGGATCCGGAGCTGGGCTGGCGGTCTCAACGTGGCCGGCAATGGGGAATTATTATGACTCCGCCGACGCGAACGTACTCGTCGTGTGCGTGATTGAAGAGGCTGCGGGAGTGGACGCGATTGAGGAGATTGCTGCGACCCCGGGTGTGGATGTGATCTTTATCGGGGTCAGCGACCTATCGTTCTCGCTCGGTCTGCGCGGACGCCAGGATGAGCCTCTGCTCGATGAGGCAATCGCAAAAATTGTCGCGGCCGCCAAGCGGCATGGGAAATGGCTTGGCCGTCCAGCCGGGAGTGCGGCGGATGTAAAGCGTTTTCATGCCGACGGGTTTCAGTTCTTTCAGTCTGTGACGGAGCTTGGCCTGATGAAGCTTGGAGCCCAGCATCTGCTTGAGCCACTGGGCATCAAAGACAAGCCGCGCGAGCAGAGCACGTTCTACTAA
- a CDS encoding GntR family transcriptional regulator yields MRTKGKVKSSKPKSTIREKAYQYIQSRIAEGTLPSGGAISELLLARELGSSRTPVREAISQLVSEGLLEQTPNRGTVVVRLTREDIVDLYELREALEVYVVAKVTREQLPAEDLKRLEQLSHGILTLVEELQASGEQHLNAEQMSRFVASDRGFHTLLMAFSFNPRIRKIVDETRLLIRIFAMRRLGYGVAKLKHIHAQHAAIIQAIVDRDPELATLRLAEHIQISKQERLDEFDRNRRASSIEQSYSDLNF; encoded by the coding sequence ATGAGAACTAAAGGCAAAGTAAAATCGAGCAAGCCGAAGTCCACGATTCGCGAAAAGGCGTACCAGTACATTCAGAGCCGCATCGCCGAGGGAACTCTTCCGTCGGGCGGCGCCATCTCCGAACTCCTCCTCGCGAGGGAACTCGGCAGCAGTCGCACCCCGGTGCGCGAAGCGATCAGCCAGCTTGTCTCCGAAGGCCTACTGGAGCAGACGCCCAATCGCGGTACAGTCGTCGTGCGCCTCACCCGCGAAGATATTGTCGACCTCTATGAACTCCGTGAAGCGCTCGAAGTTTACGTCGTTGCCAAGGTGACCCGCGAGCAGCTTCCGGCGGAAGACCTCAAGCGTCTTGAACAGCTATCCCATGGCATCCTGACGCTGGTCGAAGAGCTGCAGGCATCCGGGGAGCAGCATCTCAACGCTGAGCAGATGTCGCGCTTCGTCGCCTCGGATCGCGGCTTCCACACGCTCTTGATGGCCTTCTCCTTCAACCCGCGCATCCGGAAAATTGTCGACGAAACCCGGCTTTTGATCCGCATCTTCGCGATGCGCCGCCTCGGCTATGGTGTCGCTAAGCTCAAGCACATTCACGCGCAACATGCAGCGATCATCCAGGCCATCGTCGACCGCGATCCGGAACTCGCAACGCTGCGTCTGGCCGAACATATCCAGATCAGCAAGCAGGAGCGCCTCGACGAATTCGACCGCAACCGCCGCGCCAGCAGCATTGAGCAGAGCTACTCTGACCTGAACTTCTAG
- a CDS encoding MFS transporter, translating to MTNMAARAERGAGNPRTKWFTIGLLWFVFLFNYADRQAIFSLFPLIKTEMALTDVQLGVLGSCFMWMYALCGPFTGWMTDRVSRKTLILGALVFWSVVTGATAFAHTYHQMIWCRALGGLGEAFYFPAAMAMISDYHGPRTRSRAMSLHQTAVYAGSIAGGSISAVVGQHGGWRASFLVFGGGGVVLGLVLIFLLREPVRGQSELRGNEQAARKKTSTALKEILGNRTVLVLIGIFMGANFVAVVFLTWLPTFLYQKFHMSLSMAGLNASLYLQAASFLGVLCGGVLADRFSRRRGGGRQLTQAIGLLLGAPFLFLTGWTLSVPILVLAMIGFGYFKGLYDANIIAGLYDVVAIENRGTAAGIANSLGWLGGGMAPVIIALGSARFGMSACISATAGIYLVIGAVMLLMARHLHGVRSRKTIEQGVVPA from the coding sequence ATGACGAACATGGCGGCCAGAGCTGAACGAGGAGCAGGGAACCCCCGGACAAAATGGTTCACGATCGGCCTGCTGTGGTTCGTCTTTCTGTTCAACTATGCGGATCGTCAGGCAATCTTTTCGCTCTTCCCGCTGATCAAGACCGAGATGGCGTTGACGGATGTGCAACTGGGCGTTCTCGGCTCGTGCTTTATGTGGATGTATGCGCTTTGTGGGCCGTTCACCGGGTGGATGACCGATCGAGTGTCACGCAAAACGCTCATCCTGGGTGCTCTGGTCTTCTGGTCGGTGGTGACGGGCGCGACAGCGTTTGCGCACACGTACCATCAGATGATCTGGTGCCGGGCTCTGGGCGGCCTTGGAGAGGCGTTCTACTTCCCCGCCGCGATGGCCATGATCAGCGACTATCACGGACCAAGGACGCGGTCGCGTGCGATGTCGCTGCACCAGACGGCTGTCTATGCGGGCAGTATTGCCGGCGGCTCCATCTCCGCGGTAGTGGGCCAGCACGGTGGGTGGCGCGCAAGCTTCCTGGTTTTCGGCGGAGGTGGCGTGGTGCTGGGACTGGTTTTGATCTTTCTGCTGCGCGAACCGGTGCGGGGGCAGTCGGAGCTGCGGGGAAATGAGCAGGCGGCAAGGAAGAAGACGTCGACCGCGCTCAAGGAGATTCTCGGGAATCGTACCGTGCTTGTTCTCATTGGGATCTTTATGGGGGCGAATTTTGTAGCCGTCGTGTTCCTGACATGGCTACCCACGTTCCTCTATCAGAAGTTCCACATGAGCCTTTCCATGGCGGGGTTGAATGCCAGCCTGTATCTGCAGGCGGCTTCTTTCCTGGGGGTACTTTGCGGGGGCGTGCTGGCAGACCGCTTCTCCAGGAGGCGCGGCGGCGGGCGGCAGCTTACGCAGGCGATCGGACTCCTGCTCGGGGCGCCGTTCCTGTTCCTTACCGGATGGACGCTCTCCGTGCCCATCCTGGTGCTGGCGATGATCGGCTTCGGCTACTTCAAGGGGTTGTACGATGCAAACATCATTGCAGGCCTGTATGACGTGGTCGCAATTGAGAATCGCGGAACGGCTGCCGGCATCGCGAACTCGCTTGGATGGCTTGGCGGGGGAATGGCACCCGTGATCATTGCGCTAGGATCCGCGCGCTTTGGAATGAGCGCCTGTATCAGCGCAACGGCAGGAATCTACCTGGTGATTGGCGCTGTGATGCTGCTGATGGCACGGCATTTGCACGGTGTACGAAGCAGGAAGACCATCGAGCAGGGCGTGGTTCCAGCCTAG
- a CDS encoding fucose isomerase, with product MSDTKTVYLVASGDLRPDANEMCWPAQKQLEEQLTRAVEHAGWNVQRAHPYVPEKKHGFLDSQRYGMDVFQGIPEDAPLIVAEAVWQYTHHVMAGLTTHKGPILTVANWSGQWPGLVGLLNLNGSLTKAGVAYSSLWSVDFTDAFFLKGLDEWLKDGTVTHDRSHVHAFAGATGRAAVIGQATAARLKKEKAILGVFDEGCMGMFNAIVPDHLLHATGIFKERLSQSALAYATSQVDDADAQAALEWLLARGMTFHFGTDEATELTRAQVLLQLKMYVAAVRIADTFGCDAIGIQYQQGLKDVLPASDLVEGLLNNTERPPVWSADGTRELFAGVALPHFNEVDECAGIDALVTHRIWREMGLPPETTLHDLRFGENFNGEFVWVLEISGAAPAAHFTGGYKAASSERQPPMYFRLGGGTLKGNSHPGEVVWSRVYVENDTLKADLGRATVVDLPPEETARRWAMTTPQWPMMSAVLHGVSRDALMAQHKANHIQVAYAHDAASADEAMMAKSACFEAMGMAVSLCGVTGK from the coding sequence ATGTCGGATACGAAGACGGTTTACCTGGTGGCAAGCGGCGACCTTCGCCCCGATGCAAATGAGATGTGCTGGCCTGCGCAGAAGCAGTTGGAAGAGCAACTGACAAGGGCGGTGGAGCACGCAGGATGGAACGTTCAGCGGGCGCATCCTTATGTGCCGGAGAAGAAGCATGGCTTTCTGGACTCGCAACGGTACGGCATGGATGTCTTTCAGGGAATTCCGGAAGATGCCCCGCTGATCGTTGCAGAGGCCGTGTGGCAGTATACGCATCATGTGATGGCCGGGTTGACGACCCACAAGGGACCGATTTTGACGGTCGCGAACTGGAGCGGTCAGTGGCCGGGGCTGGTGGGTCTGCTGAATCTGAATGGATCGCTGACGAAGGCAGGCGTGGCGTATTCGTCACTCTGGAGCGTGGACTTTACCGATGCGTTCTTCCTGAAAGGCCTGGACGAATGGCTGAAAGACGGGACCGTGACCCATGATCGCTCCCATGTCCATGCATTTGCCGGAGCGACAGGTCGCGCCGCGGTGATCGGGCAGGCGACGGCGGCCAGGCTCAAGAAGGAGAAGGCGATTCTCGGCGTCTTCGATGAAGGCTGCATGGGAATGTTCAATGCGATTGTGCCTGACCACTTGCTGCATGCCACAGGCATCTTCAAGGAACGGCTGAGCCAGTCGGCATTGGCGTATGCGACTTCGCAGGTCGACGATGCTGACGCTCAGGCTGCGCTGGAGTGGCTGCTCGCGCGCGGAATGACATTCCATTTCGGCACGGACGAAGCGACGGAGCTGACAAGGGCGCAGGTGCTACTGCAGCTGAAGATGTATGTGGCCGCAGTGCGGATTGCGGATACATTTGGCTGCGATGCGATTGGGATTCAGTATCAGCAGGGCCTGAAGGATGTGCTGCCGGCTTCGGATCTTGTAGAGGGGCTATTGAACAATACGGAGCGGCCGCCGGTGTGGTCGGCTGACGGGACGCGCGAACTCTTCGCCGGTGTGGCGCTGCCGCACTTCAATGAGGTGGATGAGTGCGCGGGGATCGATGCGCTGGTGACCCACAGGATATGGCGCGAGATGGGTTTGCCTCCGGAAACCACACTGCACGATCTGCGGTTCGGCGAGAACTTCAATGGGGAGTTTGTGTGGGTTCTGGAGATCTCCGGGGCGGCTCCCGCGGCTCACTTTACAGGTGGTTACAAGGCAGCGAGCAGCGAGCGGCAGCCGCCCATGTACTTTCGGCTGGGTGGAGGTACGCTGAAAGGCAACAGTCATCCGGGTGAAGTGGTTTGGAGCCGCGTGTATGTGGAGAACGACACGCTGAAAGCCGATCTGGGACGGGCCACGGTTGTCGACCTCCCGCCGGAAGAGACGGCTCGGCGGTGGGCGATGACGACGCCGCAATGGCCGATGATGAGCGCAGTGCTGCACGGGGTGTCGCGCGACGCGTTGATGGCACAGCACAAGGCCAACCACATCCAGGTGGCGTACGCGCATGACGCAGCCAGCGCGGATGAGGCGATGATGGCGAAGTCCGCTTGCTTTGAGGCGATGGGCATGGCCGTGTCGTTATGCGGTGTCACGGGTAAATAG
- a CDS encoding dihydrodipicolinate synthase family protein, whose amino-acid sequence MIDFRGVYAALLTPRSDAGELAIASYSRQLSEIGKTRLTGYAINGATGEFTLSSDADLELLTKTTRSHAPGAQILCGIGAGDVRLTVRKARIAQAAGADATLLPMPCFFPYRQDDLATYISAVANAVELPILLYNLPQFTSGLSTDTVLALFAKHRNLAGIKDSSGSLEIVRAMTSAGLPHARLIGNDGALCDALTEKVCDGVVSGVACTLPELMSTLFAAAGTGDFSSKRALLEQFLEQLGALPTPWGLKVTSALREFTQASYPFPMSTEREAEASRLSTWFSGWYRQTLA is encoded by the coding sequence TTGATCGATTTTCGTGGTGTGTACGCCGCTCTTCTCACTCCTCGTAGCGATGCCGGCGAACTGGCCATCGCTTCCTATAGCAGGCAGCTCTCAGAAATTGGAAAGACTCGCCTCACCGGCTATGCCATCAACGGGGCAACAGGTGAGTTCACCCTCTCCTCTGACGCCGACCTCGAACTCCTCACGAAGACGACCCGCAGCCATGCCCCCGGCGCCCAGATTCTCTGCGGCATCGGGGCCGGGGACGTTCGCCTCACCGTCCGCAAAGCCCGCATCGCACAGGCCGCTGGGGCCGACGCGACGCTGCTCCCAATGCCCTGCTTCTTCCCCTACCGCCAGGACGATCTGGCAACATACATCTCCGCGGTGGCCAACGCCGTCGAGCTCCCCATTCTGCTCTACAATCTCCCGCAGTTCACGTCAGGTCTCTCTACCGACACGGTCCTTGCGCTCTTCGCCAAGCATCGCAACCTTGCCGGCATCAAGGACTCCAGTGGCTCGCTCGAGATCGTTCGCGCCATGACCTCGGCAGGCCTCCCTCACGCGCGTCTCATCGGCAACGACGGCGCGCTCTGCGACGCCCTCACCGAGAAGGTCTGCGACGGCGTCGTCTCCGGTGTAGCCTGCACACTTCCCGAGCTGATGTCGACGTTGTTTGCCGCAGCCGGCACGGGCGATTTCTCCAGCAAGCGCGCTCTGCTCGAGCAGTTCCTCGAACAGTTGGGTGCTCTGCCTACGCCATGGGGTCTCAAAGTCACCAGCGCCCTCCGCGAATTTACGCAGGCGAGCTACCCCTTCCCGATGTCCACGGAACGCGAAGCCGAAGCCTCGAGGCTGAGCACGTGGTTCAGTGGATGGTATCGGCAAACACTTGCTTGA
- a CDS encoding D-2-hydroxyacid dehydrogenase — protein MGEAMKIVVLDGYTLNPGDNPWSALEAFGDVSIFERSTTAEILSRASHADVVLTNKAALPAGVIESLPKLKFVSVMATGYNVVDVAAARARGIVVSNVPDYGTNTVAQYVMALLLELCHHVGDHANAVRDAAWTNCVDWTFCRTPQIELYGKTMGIVGFGRIGRRVAALAEAFGMRVIYNSRRAYEDVPQGYRVLENLFAEADVVSLHCGLTTENDGMVNSHLLARMKPSAFLINTARGRLVNEGDLASALAKGVLAGAAVDVLSSEPPSADNPLLSAKNCLVTPHIAWAALEARQRIMQTTVENVRAFLDGAPMNVVS, from the coding sequence ATGGGGGAAGCGATGAAGATTGTGGTGCTGGATGGGTACACGCTGAATCCCGGGGATAACCCGTGGAGCGCCTTGGAAGCCTTTGGGGATGTATCGATCTTCGAGCGCTCGACCACTGCGGAGATTCTGTCTCGCGCTTCGCATGCCGATGTGGTGTTGACGAATAAAGCAGCTCTACCTGCCGGGGTCATCGAAAGCCTGCCGAAACTGAAGTTCGTCTCCGTGATGGCGACGGGGTACAACGTGGTGGATGTCGCTGCGGCCAGGGCGCGGGGCATCGTGGTATCGAACGTCCCGGACTATGGGACCAACACCGTGGCGCAGTATGTCATGGCGCTTCTGCTGGAACTGTGCCATCATGTGGGCGATCATGCGAACGCAGTGCGCGACGCCGCGTGGACGAACTGCGTGGACTGGACCTTCTGCCGAACGCCACAGATTGAGCTGTATGGCAAGACGATGGGGATTGTCGGTTTCGGACGCATCGGGCGGCGTGTGGCGGCACTCGCGGAAGCGTTTGGAATGCGCGTCATCTATAACAGCCGCCGCGCATATGAGGATGTCCCGCAGGGGTATCGCGTGCTGGAGAATTTATTTGCGGAGGCGGATGTCGTTTCGCTGCACTGCGGGCTGACGACCGAGAACGATGGCATGGTAAATTCCCATTTGCTCGCCCGAATGAAGCCGTCGGCATTCCTGATCAATACGGCGCGTGGACGCTTGGTGAACGAAGGCGACCTGGCCTCCGCCCTGGCGAAGGGGGTGCTGGCGGGTGCGGCGGTGGATGTATTGTCGAGCGAGCCTCCGTCAGCAGACAATCCTCTGCTCTCGGCAAAGAATTGTTTGGTGACGCCTCATATCGCGTGGGCAGCACTTGAAGCACGGCAACGAATTATGCAGACAACGGTGGAGAACGTACGGGCATTCCTTGATGGCGCGCCCATGAATGTTGTGTCTTAG
- a CDS encoding tetratricopeptide repeat protein — MAALITCIFIGVFSTNFASAQTSSRTTTAASGPANRSLYLQAEQFAASNRLAEAEAVLAKAQTLDPSDIDVLRLSAKVKGRMGEYQQAIDLFRNVVRLQPKIAENHLDLAFALADALQLDAALSETAAALALRPRSPQAHLNRARILADLHRNSEAAREFAITSKLEPDNPAIFFYWSLLEREEGHLAREIELRQRVVQLQPTNDRAFFYLGRSLAEQSRHAESIAALRRAVELNPHAGDAVYMLARELKPQNPDESRTLMQQFNQVRIQDARLDPIKTLGNEAYAASQQQDWPRAIELLHNALSQCGDCSIAAGLHRNLGLALCHIGNLNEGAEELHTALRLNPDDRDAVAALNIIQR; from the coding sequence ATGGCAGCCCTCATCACCTGCATTTTCATTGGCGTCTTCAGTACCAACTTCGCGTCTGCGCAGACCTCTTCCAGAACCACCACAGCCGCGTCGGGGCCGGCTAACCGCTCCCTGTACCTGCAGGCGGAGCAGTTCGCGGCCTCGAATCGTCTTGCTGAGGCCGAGGCCGTGCTCGCCAAGGCCCAGACTCTCGATCCCAGCGACATCGATGTGCTCCGTCTTAGCGCCAAGGTGAAGGGACGCATGGGTGAGTATCAGCAGGCCATAGATCTCTTTCGTAACGTCGTGAGGCTCCAACCGAAGATTGCCGAAAACCATCTTGATCTTGCCTTTGCCCTGGCCGATGCGCTCCAGCTCGATGCTGCGCTGTCCGAAACCGCTGCCGCGTTGGCTCTTAGGCCCCGCTCTCCGCAGGCTCACCTCAATCGTGCCCGCATTCTCGCTGACCTGCATCGCAACTCGGAGGCGGCCAGGGAGTTCGCCATCACCAGCAAGCTGGAGCCGGACAACCCCGCCATCTTCTTCTATTGGTCGCTCCTCGAACGCGAAGAAGGCCATCTCGCCCGCGAGATTGAACTGCGGCAACGCGTGGTTCAACTCCAACCCACCAACGACCGCGCCTTCTTCTACCTGGGCCGCAGCCTTGCAGAGCAGTCCAGGCATGCGGAGTCCATCGCAGCTCTACGCCGCGCCGTCGAGCTCAATCCGCACGCTGGCGATGCCGTCTACATGCTAGCCCGCGAGCTCAAACCACAGAACCCGGATGAATCGCGCACCCTGATGCAACAGTTCAACCAGGTTCGCATCCAGGACGCCAGGCTCGACCCCATTAAGACGCTGGGGAATGAGGCCTACGCCGCATCGCAGCAGCAGGACTGGCCGCGGGCCATCGAACTCCTCCACAACGCCCTTTCCCAATGCGGAGACTGTTCCATCGCGGCAGGTCTCCACCGAAACCTCGGCCTCGCACTCTGCCACATCGGAAATCTCAATGAAGGTGCCGAGGAGCTTCATACCGCCCTCAGGCTCAATCCCGACGATCGTGACGCTGTCGCAGCTCTCAACATCATTCAGAGATGA
- a CDS encoding TonB-dependent receptor: MKNRRNSRYLSGKVSHVRISHSQHFLRIMAMFALLLTLVSPIQAQVNSTGTISGRVTDAQGQVVSGASVNIVEQQTNVSTKIVTNNSGYYSAGFLKPGSYSVKVTAPGFEGALSSGMTLQVGQTLGQDFTLKVGQVTETVSVTSDAPLLNAESGELGNVISREPVVQLPLNGRNFSQLALLVPGVNSGAVGGVRATGSGNETQRAGTSITANGARGSFNLYMINGINDVDQSVGTAKVFPNLEDIQEFKVQIGNSDAQFAAGGAVVNVVTRSGGNAFHGAVFEFIRNSALDARGYFDAAKPPFQQNQFGAALGGPIVKDKLFFFTDYQGLITHTAPTAITSVPTAAMRAGNFAGFANVYDPATYVAATKSRTPFAGNQIDPSRFDPVAVKLLQILPQANIAGNANNFRYNNLQVNVQHQYDVRFDYVASPKDSMFVQYTNGRADVSFPKTPVLTGGAFNPLAFAGANRNNHAPSMQATLQETHMFSSNVVNELALGFTRFILRVSPLDTGYNTSAALGLLGANTASNTDGTGLASLSISGFSGYSASFQPEIVPQNTIQISDSLLYNVGAHAFRFGASVVHNNFGFNQLSAPSGALSFTGAYTNNGSGTGGSGFADFLLGIPVSSTKSILPQGTPYISYNEIGAFAQDTWRLTPRLTAVVGVRYDLFTSPIDRKDRQSNFIPDGGVIASVPGGTGTIALANQGGYSRGIIQTRKLNFTPRVSLAYKLGDKNVIRSAFGAYFFDEQGTGSSARLFLNYPFAQTFSTTCDGVNQCLSTSTGIPLTPSATNVPTVVYFPQRNPTPYVYQWNLTLERQVTNSLVARGSYVGSMGRHLGIALNEDVAIPGPGAVLARQPYAAYSSISAWENRGVSSYNALQLSAEQRPWHGLQYLAAYTWSRSMDEGSGGNSSSGESRINIQNPRNLSADYGLSDFDHRHRFTFSPVYQLPFGRGRQHANHTNALVDGAIGGWDLTGIVTLQSGAPFSVSMSSNASANTGTFLRPNRVCNGAKPAGQRTLAAYYDITCFVAPAQYSFGNAGRNILIGPMYQTIDAGLHKDFHIEGELGMQFRAEFFNIANTANFSFPGNSIGSAAAGKISALAPGATARQLQFALRFHW, from the coding sequence ATGAAAAATCGACGCAACAGCCGCTACCTCTCTGGAAAGGTCTCCCACGTGCGTATCTCACACTCACAGCACTTCCTGCGCATCATGGCGATGTTTGCCCTACTCCTGACACTTGTCTCTCCCATACAGGCGCAGGTGAACTCCACCGGAACGATCTCCGGGCGCGTCACCGATGCACAGGGTCAGGTGGTCAGCGGCGCGTCCGTGAACATCGTCGAACAGCAGACGAACGTCTCGACGAAGATCGTCACCAACAACAGCGGTTACTACTCGGCCGGCTTCCTGAAGCCGGGTTCATACTCCGTGAAGGTGACGGCACCTGGCTTTGAGGGCGCCCTAAGCAGTGGGATGACCCTGCAGGTCGGACAGACCCTCGGGCAGGACTTTACCTTGAAGGTCGGGCAGGTCACAGAGACTGTGAGTGTCACCAGTGATGCTCCGCTGCTGAATGCGGAGTCCGGCGAGCTGGGCAACGTAATTTCTCGTGAGCCGGTGGTACAGCTTCCGTTGAACGGGCGCAACTTCTCGCAACTGGCACTTCTGGTACCGGGCGTGAACTCAGGCGCGGTGGGCGGTGTGCGTGCGACGGGCAGCGGTAATGAAACGCAGCGGGCGGGTACGTCCATTACCGCCAATGGTGCTCGCGGCAGTTTCAACCTGTACATGATCAACGGCATCAATGACGTGGATCAGTCGGTCGGTACGGCGAAGGTATTCCCCAACCTGGAAGACATCCAGGAGTTCAAGGTGCAGATCGGCAACTCGGACGCGCAGTTCGCAGCGGGCGGCGCGGTGGTGAATGTCGTGACACGCTCGGGAGGCAACGCATTTCATGGTGCGGTCTTTGAATTTATTCGTAACTCGGCGCTGGATGCTCGTGGGTACTTCGACGCAGCCAAGCCACCGTTTCAGCAGAACCAGTTTGGTGCAGCGCTGGGCGGCCCTATCGTAAAGGACAAGCTGTTCTTCTTCACCGACTATCAGGGGTTGATTACGCACACCGCTCCTACGGCCATTACGAGCGTGCCAACGGCTGCCATGCGGGCAGGGAACTTCGCTGGCTTCGCAAACGTGTATGACCCCGCAACGTATGTCGCGGCAACCAAGAGCCGTACGCCGTTTGCGGGAAACCAGATCGATCCTTCGCGGTTTGACCCCGTGGCGGTGAAGCTGCTGCAGATTCTGCCGCAGGCCAACATTGCCGGCAATGCCAATAACTTCCGCTACAACAATCTGCAGGTCAATGTTCAGCATCAGTACGATGTACGCTTCGATTACGTTGCCTCTCCCAAAGACAGCATGTTTGTGCAGTACACGAACGGTCGTGCCGATGTGAGCTTTCCCAAGACTCCGGTGCTGACCGGCGGTGCCTTCAATCCGCTTGCGTTTGCCGGAGCGAACCGGAACAACCATGCGCCGTCGATGCAGGCGACTCTGCAGGAAACGCACATGTTCTCTTCGAACGTTGTCAACGAACTCGCACTCGGATTCACACGCTTCATACTGCGCGTGTCCCCGCTCGATACCGGATACAACACGTCCGCGGCGCTCGGTCTTCTGGGCGCGAATACCGCTTCAAATACCGATGGAACGGGTCTTGCCAGTCTGTCGATTTCGGGCTTCAGCGGGTACAGCGCAAGTTTCCAGCCGGAGATTGTGCCTCAGAACACGATTCAGATCTCGGATAGCCTGCTCTACAACGTTGGGGCGCATGCCTTCCGATTTGGCGCAAGCGTGGTCCACAACAACTTCGGCTTCAACCAGCTCTCCGCGCCGTCCGGCGCGCTCAGCTTCACCGGTGCCTACACGAACAATGGTTCCGGGACGGGCGGCTCGGGTTTTGCGGACTTCCTGTTAGGCATCCCAGTGAGTTCGACCAAGTCGATTCTGCCGCAGGGGACACCGTACATCAGCTACAACGAAATCGGTGCGTTTGCGCAGGATACGTGGCGCTTGACGCCCCGGTTGACGGCGGTCGTCGGAGTTCGATACGACCTGTTCACCTCGCCGATCGACCGCAAGGATCGACAGTCGAACTTCATCCCGGATGGCGGAGTCATCGCGTCGGTACCCGGCGGAACGGGAACGATTGCTCTTGCCAATCAGGGTGGGTACAGCCGCGGCATCATTCAGACCCGTAAGCTGAACTTCACCCCTCGTGTCAGCCTCGCGTACAAGTTGGGCGACAAGAATGTCATACGCTCCGCCTTCGGCGCGTACTTCTTTGATGAGCAGGGAACGGGATCGTCGGCACGCCTCTTTCTCAACTACCCCTTCGCGCAAACGTTCTCGACAACATGCGACGGCGTGAACCAGTGCCTGTCGACTTCGACGGGTATTCCGCTGACACCTTCGGCGACGAACGTGCCGACGGTGGTGTATTTCCCGCAGCGGAATCCGACTCCATATGTCTACCAGTGGAACCTGACTCTGGAACGCCAGGTGACCAACTCGCTCGTAGCGCGTGGGTCGTATGTCGGATCCATGGGCAGACACCTCGGCATCGCTTTGAACGAGGACGTCGCGATCCCGGGTCCTGGGGCCGTACTGGCTCGGCAGCCGTATGCCGCCTATTCATCGATTTCAGCATGGGAAAACCGCGGCGTGTCGAGCTACAACGCGCTGCAACTCTCGGCGGAACAGCGCCCATGGCATGGGCTGCAGTATCTCGCAGCCTACACGTGGAGCCGCAGTATGGATGAGGGATCGGGTGGCAACTCCTCTTCAGGCGAATCGCGCATCAATATTCAGAACCCACGCAATCTCTCGGCGGATTACGGCCTGTCCGACTTTGATCATCGTCACCGCTTCACGTTCAGCCCGGTATATCAGCTTCCGTTCGGTCGTGGCCGCCAGCACGCAAACCATACCAATGCTTTGGTGGACGGCGCAATCGGCGGATGGGATCTGACCGGTATCGTCACCCTGCAGAGCGGGGCTCCGTTCTCGGTGTCGATGTCGTCGAATGCTTCGGCGAATACCGGAACCTTCCTTCGGCCGAATCGCGTATGCAACGGAGCCAAACCTGCTGGTCAGCGGACGCTCGCGGCCTATTACGACATCACCTGCTTTGTGGCACCTGCACAATACTCGTTCGGCAACGCGGGTCGTAACATTCTCATCGGGCCGATGTACCAGACGATCGACGCCGGTCTTCACAAAGACTTCCACATCGAGGGCGAACTGGGCATGCAATTCCGTGCTGAGTTCTTCAACATTGCCAACACGGCAAACTTTTCGTTCCCGGGGAATAGCATCGGATCGGCAGCGGCGGGGAAGATCTCGGCGTTGGCACCCGGAGCGACGGCGCGTCAGTTGCAGTTTGCCCTTCGGTTCCACTGGTAA